One Nonomuraea angiospora DNA segment encodes these proteins:
- a CDS encoding response regulator transcription factor: MIRMLIADDQDLVRGGLAALLALEDDIEVVAEVGRGDEVVAAVAEHDPDVILLDIEMPGLSGLEVAARLRDRKVIIVTTFGRPGYLNRALDAGVAGFVVKDAPVTELTAAVRRVLAGERVLDPKLAVTALTVGPSPLTQREAEVLRAASDGSTVADIARRLFLTDGTVRNYLSSAIRKTGARNRAEAVHVAESRGWL, encoded by the coding sequence ATGATCCGGATGCTGATCGCGGATGACCAGGACCTGGTCAGGGGAGGTCTGGCCGCGCTGCTCGCGCTGGAGGACGACATCGAGGTGGTCGCCGAGGTGGGGAGAGGCGACGAGGTCGTGGCCGCGGTGGCCGAGCATGACCCCGACGTCATCCTGCTCGACATCGAGATGCCGGGCCTGTCTGGTCTGGAGGTCGCCGCACGCCTGCGCGACCGAAAGGTGATCATCGTGACCACCTTCGGCAGGCCCGGCTACCTGAACAGGGCACTGGACGCGGGCGTGGCCGGGTTCGTGGTCAAGGACGCTCCGGTCACGGAGCTGACGGCGGCCGTGCGACGGGTGCTGGCAGGTGAGCGAGTGCTCGACCCCAAACTGGCCGTCACGGCCCTGACCGTCGGTCCAAGCCCGCTGACCCAGCGGGAGGCCGAAGTGCTGCGCGCCGCCTCCGACGGCTCCACTGTGGCCGACATCGCCCGCCGGCTGTTCCTCACCGACGGCACCGTACGCAACTACCTGTCCTCGGCCATCCGCAAGACCGGAGCCCGCAACCGCGCCGAGGCCGTCCACGTGGCCGAGTCCCGCGGCTGGCTGTGA
- a CDS encoding UDP-N-acetylmuramoyl-tripeptide--D-alanyl-D-alanine ligase, with the protein MIPMTLEEIARVAGASLHDVREARALVTAPSAVDSREVVPGGLFAATAGARVDGHDYAAAAIAGGAVAVLAARPVGVPALVVEDVQLALGLLARHLLGRISPAVIGLTGSVGKTTTKDLLAQVLERHAATVATDRSFNNELGLPLTVLRADAGTRYLVLEMGAGRKGDLRYLTGIAPPHVGLVLNVGTAHVERMGAGPADVAEAKGELVEALAPDGFALLNADDPYVMGMAGRTRARILLYGRSARAQVRAEDVRMTGRARTAFELVTPCGRAPVELDLIGEHQVSNALAAAAVATALGLGAAEIAGGLNAARRRSAGRLEIVERPDGVTVVDDAFNASPESMRAGLRAVKALAGARRTVAVLGAMGQQADASRARHAEMGRLVADLRFDVLITVGSGDPLAMAQAAESAGQGVAVHAAEDVAGALRLASALVEPGDVVFVKASSEIGLGACARALAAPPS; encoded by the coding sequence ATGATCCCCATGACGCTGGAGGAGATCGCGCGGGTCGCCGGCGCGAGCCTGCACGACGTGCGCGAGGCGCGGGCGCTGGTGACGGCGCCCTCGGCGGTCGACTCCCGCGAGGTGGTGCCCGGCGGCCTGTTCGCCGCGACGGCCGGCGCCCGCGTCGACGGCCACGACTACGCGGCCGCCGCCATCGCGGGCGGCGCCGTCGCCGTGCTGGCCGCACGGCCCGTCGGCGTGCCCGCCCTCGTGGTCGAGGACGTCCAGCTCGCGCTCGGCCTGCTGGCCAGGCACCTGCTCGGGCGCATCAGCCCGGCCGTGATCGGCCTGACCGGCTCCGTGGGCAAGACCACGACCAAGGACCTGCTGGCCCAGGTGCTCGAACGGCACGCCGCGACGGTCGCCACCGACAGGTCGTTCAACAACGAGCTCGGGCTGCCGCTCACCGTGCTGCGCGCCGACGCCGGCACCCGATACCTGGTGCTGGAGATGGGCGCGGGCCGCAAGGGCGACCTGAGGTACCTGACCGGGATCGCGCCGCCCCACGTCGGGCTGGTGCTCAATGTCGGCACCGCGCACGTGGAGCGCATGGGGGCCGGGCCGGCCGACGTGGCCGAGGCCAAGGGCGAGCTGGTCGAGGCGCTCGCGCCGGACGGGTTCGCGCTGCTCAACGCCGACGACCCGTACGTCATGGGCATGGCCGGCCGCACCAGGGCCCGGATCCTGTTGTACGGCAGGTCGGCGCGGGCGCAGGTGCGAGCCGAGGACGTGCGGATGACCGGCCGCGCGCGCACCGCGTTCGAGCTGGTGACGCCCTGCGGGCGCGCCCCGGTCGAGCTCGACCTCATCGGCGAGCACCAGGTGAGCAACGCCCTGGCCGCCGCCGCCGTCGCCACCGCGCTCGGCCTGGGCGCCGCCGAGATCGCCGGCGGGCTGAACGCCGCGCGGCGGCGCTCCGCCGGCCGGCTGGAGATCGTCGAACGGCCTGACGGGGTCACCGTCGTCGATGACGCCTTCAACGCCAGCCCCGAGTCCATGCGGGCCGGGCTGCGGGCGGTCAAGGCCCTGGCCGGCGCCCGTCGTACCGTCGCCGTGCTCGGCGCGATGGGGCAGCAGGCGGACGCCTCACGCGCCCGGCACGCCGAGATGGGCCGGCTCGTCGCCGACCTCCGCTTCGACGTGCTGATCACGGTCGGATCGGGGGACCCGCTCGCGATGGCGCAGGCGGCGGAGTCCGCGGGCCAGGGCGTGGCCGTCCACGCCGCCGAGGACGTGGCCGGGGCCCTGCGGCTGGCCAGCGCGCTTGTCGAACCGGGAGACGTGGTGTTCGTCAAGGCCTCCAGCGAGATCGGGCTCGGCGCCTGCGCCCGGGCGCTGGCAGCGCCGCCGAGCTGA
- a CDS encoding response regulator, protein MSRVLLIEDDPAVREGLELALTRHGHRVSAVESGEQGLERLRANLPDVVVLDLMLPGMDGFEVCRRIRAVGQVPIIMLTARGDDMDVVAGLEAGADDYVVKPAQPRVLEARIRAVLRRIGRDQAELERHGDLTIDRAGLVVTNRGEPVSLAPTELRLLLELSGTPGRVHSRQQLLESVWEHGYFGDSRLVDACVQRLRAKIEDDSAAPVYVQTVRGFGYRFGPV, encoded by the coding sequence GTGTCGCGTGTGTTGTTGATCGAGGATGACCCGGCCGTGCGGGAGGGCCTTGAGCTGGCCCTGACCCGGCACGGGCACCGGGTGAGCGCGGTGGAGTCCGGCGAGCAGGGGCTGGAGCGGCTGCGCGCGAACCTTCCCGACGTCGTCGTGCTCGACCTGATGTTGCCCGGCATGGACGGGTTCGAGGTCTGCCGCCGCATCCGGGCCGTCGGGCAGGTGCCGATCATCATGCTGACCGCGCGCGGCGACGACATGGACGTGGTGGCAGGGCTGGAGGCGGGCGCCGACGACTACGTGGTCAAGCCGGCGCAGCCCAGGGTGCTGGAGGCACGCATTCGCGCGGTGCTGCGGCGCATCGGCCGCGACCAGGCGGAGCTGGAGCGGCACGGGGACCTGACCATCGACCGGGCCGGGCTGGTGGTCACCAACCGCGGCGAGCCGGTCAGCCTCGCCCCGACCGAGCTGCGCCTGCTGCTCGAGCTCTCCGGCACGCCGGGCCGGGTGCACAGCCGCCAGCAGCTGCTGGAGTCGGTGTGGGAGCACGGGTATTTCGGCGACTCGCGGCTCGTGGACGCGTGCGTGCAGCGGCTGCGCGCGAAGATCGAGGACGACTCGGCGGCGCCCGTCTACGTGCAGACGGTACGTGGGTTCGGGTACCGGTTCGGGCCGGTGTGA
- a CDS encoding ATP-binding protein — translation MSPGRSNTSGLLGWRLQAARETAFVGREEELAVFKAALYGGGCSVLYVHGPGGIGKSALLRRFAREAAVAGRPVSMVDGCTVDGCTVDGCTVDGCTVEAGLVPDEADAVLLIDHFERIKDLEGWLRERFLPRMPMGALVVIAGRNPPDMRWQADPGWAGALQVLPLRELRAADAQALMDSCGVPADSRGPLLAFAGGHPLALLLGAAVAVKDGGAGRRWTPNQDVVATLLDQLVGQVPSAAHRQALEICAHAYTTTEDLLRAALPQDDAGALFGWLRRLPFVEPSSRGLFPHDVVREVLEADLRWRDPEGYAVMHDRIHAQLAERVRTASDGEVPGAVAALLYVHRGDGAPAGFHGRHGESGFLEEVVREGDVGTLLRVATPGEGTPGEGAKEEGAAAAACAAFWAERQPEAFRLYRRAGTGEPVAFSAWLRLAQLDEEELTADPVVAAAWAHARATTPLRAGEHLAVGRVWALPRYRGNAPVMDLIRWRMVGNCVRSERLAWSYIAIRHPDQAWVDQLRRHYGMRELSARPRLGDDAYTLFVHDWRAEPARAWLERLNQGPAGGPGAATAGLAVLSQAEFAEAVRKALRQLPRLDALAASPLTRTRLVAERAGQNPATALGELLRQAIDDLGEDPRSVKSHRALSVTFLRGTPTQELAAQRLDLPFTTYRRHLAAGIERVCADLWHRELYGAPAYRSA, via the coding sequence ATGTCACCGGGGAGGAGCAACACCTCCGGATTGCTGGGATGGCGCCTGCAGGCGGCGCGCGAGACGGCGTTCGTGGGGCGGGAGGAAGAGCTCGCGGTCTTCAAGGCGGCGTTGTACGGGGGCGGCTGCAGCGTTCTGTACGTGCACGGCCCCGGCGGCATCGGCAAGTCGGCCTTGTTGCGGCGCTTCGCCCGCGAGGCCGCGGTGGCGGGGCGGCCGGTGTCCATGGTGGACGGGTGCACGGTGGACGGGTGCACGGTGGACGGGTGCACGGTGGACGGGTGCACGGTGGAGGCCGGGCTGGTGCCTGACGAGGCGGATGCGGTGCTGCTGATCGACCACTTCGAACGAATCAAGGACCTGGAAGGATGGCTGCGCGAGCGGTTCCTGCCCCGGATGCCCATGGGCGCGCTGGTGGTGATCGCGGGGCGAAACCCGCCGGATATGCGCTGGCAGGCCGATCCCGGATGGGCGGGGGCGTTGCAGGTGCTGCCGCTGCGCGAGCTGCGGGCCGCGGACGCGCAGGCCCTGATGGACTCCTGCGGGGTGCCGGCCGACTCGCGCGGGCCGCTGCTGGCCTTCGCCGGCGGTCATCCGCTGGCGCTGCTGCTGGGGGCGGCCGTGGCGGTGAAGGACGGCGGGGCCGGCCGCCGGTGGACGCCGAACCAGGACGTGGTGGCCACGTTGCTGGATCAGCTGGTGGGCCAGGTGCCTTCGGCGGCGCACCGGCAGGCCCTGGAGATCTGCGCGCACGCGTACACGACGACGGAGGACCTGCTGCGGGCGGCCTTGCCGCAGGACGACGCCGGGGCGTTGTTCGGGTGGTTGCGGCGGTTGCCGTTCGTGGAGCCGAGCAGCCGCGGGCTGTTCCCGCATGACGTGGTGCGGGAGGTGCTGGAGGCGGACCTGCGGTGGCGGGATCCGGAGGGGTACGCGGTGATGCACGACCGCATTCATGCGCAGCTGGCGGAGCGGGTGCGTACGGCGAGCGACGGGGAGGTGCCCGGCGCGGTGGCGGCACTGCTCTACGTGCATCGCGGCGACGGGGCGCCGGCCGGTTTCCACGGTCGGCACGGTGAGAGCGGCTTCCTGGAAGAGGTGGTACGGGAGGGGGACGTCGGCACGTTGCTCCGGGTGGCGACGCCGGGGGAGGGCACGCCGGGGGAGGGCGCGAAGGAGGAGGGTGCGGCGGCCGCGGCCTGCGCCGCCTTCTGGGCGGAACGTCAGCCGGAGGCGTTCCGGCTTTACCGGCGGGCCGGAACCGGCGAGCCCGTGGCCTTCTCCGCATGGCTGCGGCTGGCGCAACTCGACGAGGAGGAGCTGACCGCCGATCCCGTCGTGGCCGCGGCGTGGGCGCACGCGCGCGCCACCACGCCGTTGCGCGCCGGCGAACATCTGGCGGTCGGCCGGGTATGGGCGCTGCCGCGGTATCGCGGGAACGCGCCGGTGATGGATCTGATCCGGTGGCGAATGGTCGGCAATTGTGTGCGGTCCGAGCGGCTGGCATGGTCATATATCGCGATACGGCACCCGGACCAAGCGTGGGTGGATCAGCTACGGCGGCACTACGGGATGCGTGAGCTCTCCGCGCGGCCACGGCTGGGGGATGACGCGTACACCCTGTTCGTCCATGACTGGCGCGCGGAGCCGGCGCGGGCGTGGCTGGAGCGGCTGAACCAGGGGCCCGCCGGCGGCCCGGGCGCCGCGACGGCGGGGCTGGCGGTGCTGTCGCAGGCGGAGTTCGCCGAGGCGGTTCGCAAGGCGTTGCGCCAGTTGCCGCGGCTGGACGCGCTGGCCGCCTCCCCGCTGACGCGCACCAGGCTGGTGGCCGAGCGGGCCGGGCAGAACCCGGCCACGGCGCTGGGTGAGCTGCTCCGGCAGGCGATCGACGACCTGGGTGAGGATCCGCGCTCGGTCAAGTCCCACCGGGCGCTGTCGGTCACGTTCCTGCGCGGCACGCCCACCCAGGAGCTGGCCGCGCAACGGCTCGACCTGCCTTTCACCACCTACCGCCGCCATCTGGCGGCCGGCATCGAACGCGTCTGCGCCGACCTGTGGCACCGGGAGCTGTATGGCGCGCCGGCGTACCGATCCGCCTGA
- the vanY-N gene encoding D,D-peptidase/D,D-carboxypeptidase VanY-N → MNEPRTIPPRPRDRLYAALTLVLAVLLLPAAFARRPGRARELACGWALRMRFPAEDLTGLTDGALAAFTAARTEALWRHGQLLGLTSGYRDPIVQQRMFDEEVRRSGSPASARMLVLPPAESSHVKGIALDVRPHEGARWLEEHGGRYDLYRMYDNEWWHFEYRPDTGGTPPRRRPHPGVGHVID, encoded by the coding sequence ATGAACGAACCACGCACCATCCCACCTCGGCCCCGGGACCGGCTGTACGCCGCGCTCACGCTGGTGCTGGCCGTGCTCCTGCTGCCCGCGGCGTTCGCCCGCCGTCCCGGCCGCGCCCGGGAGCTGGCCTGCGGCTGGGCGTTGCGGATGCGTTTCCCCGCCGAGGACCTGACCGGGCTCACCGACGGCGCCTTGGCGGCGTTCACCGCGGCGCGCACCGAGGCGCTGTGGCGTCACGGCCAGCTCCTCGGCCTCACCTCCGGATACCGCGACCCCATCGTCCAGCAGCGGATGTTCGACGAGGAGGTGCGCCGCTCCGGCTCGCCGGCCTCGGCACGCATGCTCGTGCTGCCGCCGGCGGAATCCTCCCACGTCAAGGGCATCGCGCTGGACGTGCGTCCCCACGAAGGGGCGCGCTGGCTCGAGGAGCACGGCGGCCGCTACGACCTGTACCGGATGTACGACAACGAGTGGTGGCACTTCGAGTACCGCCCCGACACCGGCGGCACGCCACCACGACGACGGCCGCACCCCGGCGTGGGCCACGTCATCGACTGA
- a CDS encoding GerMN domain-containing protein: MRSGLARRALAAALVSLLAAAGCGVQPSDAIDAGDPPSGFVAPPRKIILYLVKDGRLRMVTRPDRRLPPADTLALLAAKPTASERARGLTTEVPPEAAPFSLAAEPTGHVKVTLSTPAGDLSTLAVDQIVCTVAAMAPESRVQITVAGAGQSVGPRDCPR; the protein is encoded by the coding sequence GTGAGGTCCGGGCTCGCCCGCCGGGCGCTCGCCGCGGCCCTGGTGTCGCTCCTCGCCGCGGCCGGCTGCGGCGTGCAGCCCAGCGACGCCATCGACGCCGGCGACCCGCCGAGCGGATTCGTCGCACCACCCCGGAAGATCATCCTCTACCTGGTGAAGGACGGCCGGCTCCGCATGGTGACGCGGCCCGATCGCCGGCTGCCCCCGGCGGACACGCTCGCGCTGCTGGCGGCCAAGCCGACCGCGAGCGAACGGGCGCGCGGGCTCACCACTGAAGTCCCGCCAGAAGCCGCCCCGTTCTCGCTGGCCGCCGAGCCCACCGGCCACGTGAAGGTGACCCTGTCCACTCCGGCCGGCGATCTGTCCACGCTGGCCGTCGACCAGATCGTGTGCACGGTCGCCGCCATGGCGCCGGAAAGCCGGGTCCAGATCACCGTCGCCGGCGCCGGGCAGAGCGTCGGCCCCCGCGACTGCCCGCGCTGA
- a CDS encoding aspartate/glutamate racemase family protein has protein sequence MRTIGLIGGLSWESTVIYYQIINQRVRERLGGSHSADSLIWSVDYTTVEDLIFAGRWEEVSTLLTGAGRKLQEAGADLLLICSNTFSRVSDDVERAVSVPVLHIADAVAAEVRARGMRKVGLLGTRFTMEQPFYRDRLAAHGFEVVVPPRAQRELVHRVIFDELVRGVLRDSSRDAYARIIEDLAADGAEGVILGCTEIELLIGDKDSAVPVLESARLHAEAAAGFALTG, from the coding sequence ATGCGCACCATCGGTCTCATCGGCGGGTTGAGCTGGGAATCGACGGTGATCTACTACCAGATCATCAACCAGCGCGTACGCGAGCGGCTGGGCGGCAGCCATTCCGCCGACAGCCTCATCTGGTCGGTCGACTACACCACCGTCGAGGACCTCATCTTCGCCGGCCGCTGGGAGGAGGTGAGCACGTTGCTGACCGGCGCGGGCAGGAAGCTGCAGGAGGCCGGCGCCGACCTCCTGCTCATCTGCAGCAACACCTTCAGCCGGGTGAGCGACGACGTGGAGCGGGCCGTGAGCGTGCCCGTGCTGCACATCGCCGACGCCGTAGCCGCCGAGGTGCGCGCCAGGGGCATGCGCAAGGTCGGCCTGCTGGGCACGCGCTTCACCATGGAGCAGCCCTTCTACCGGGACCGGCTGGCCGCTCACGGCTTCGAGGTGGTCGTCCCGCCGCGTGCGCAGCGGGAGCTGGTCCATCGCGTGATCTTCGATGAGCTGGTGCGGGGGGTGCTCCGGGACTCCTCCAGGGACGCCTACGCCCGGATCATCGAAGATCTGGCAGCCGACGGCGCCGAAGGCGTCATCCTCGGCTGCACGGAGATCGAGCTGCTGATCGGCGACAAGGACAGCGCCGTCCCGGTGCTGGAGAGCGCTCGGCTGCACGCGGAGGCGGCGGCCGGCTTCGCGCTCACCGGCTGA
- a CDS encoding D-alanine--D-alanine ligase family protein has translation MTERVRVAVLAGGPSAEHEVSLQSAQAVLDALPRDLYEPVPVIIDRQGRWPTELRRDLADVVFPVLHGPFGEDGVVQGHLQTLGIPYVGCGVLASAVAMNKVAMRRTFLAEDIPVTPHVWFTEHEWRTTTDHWALVKSLDWPMYVKPASMGSSIGISRVTSMEELRAGVDLALAHDRVVIVEQGVSAREVICGVLGGYDTADASVPGELIVPGDWLDYEAKYLSQAEIAAIPAVLPQRVAEDVRELSLRAFRAIGGYGLSRVDFLYEQDTGRLYVLEINTMPGFTSRSVYARAWAASGLAYPDLLRRLIDLAFARSGS, from the coding sequence GTGACTGAACGCGTACGCGTGGCTGTGCTGGCGGGTGGGCCGTCCGCCGAGCATGAGGTGTCGCTGCAGTCGGCGCAGGCCGTGCTCGACGCTCTGCCGAGGGACCTGTACGAGCCCGTCCCCGTCATCATCGACCGGCAGGGCAGGTGGCCGACGGAGCTGCGACGCGACCTGGCGGACGTGGTCTTCCCCGTGCTGCACGGGCCGTTCGGCGAGGACGGCGTCGTCCAGGGACACCTGCAGACGCTGGGCATCCCGTACGTGGGCTGCGGCGTCCTGGCCTCCGCCGTGGCCATGAACAAGGTCGCGATGCGGCGCACCTTCCTGGCCGAAGACATTCCGGTCACCCCGCATGTGTGGTTCACCGAGCACGAATGGCGCACCACCACCGACCACTGGGCGCTGGTCAAGTCGCTCGACTGGCCGATGTACGTCAAACCAGCCAGCATGGGCTCCTCCATCGGCATCTCCCGCGTCACCTCCATGGAGGAGCTGCGCGCGGGCGTCGATCTGGCGCTGGCCCACGACCGGGTGGTCATCGTCGAGCAGGGCGTGAGCGCGCGCGAGGTCATCTGCGGCGTGCTAGGCGGCTATGACACCGCGGACGCTTCGGTGCCCGGCGAGCTCATCGTGCCCGGCGACTGGCTCGACTACGAGGCCAAGTACCTCAGCCAGGCCGAGATCGCCGCCATCCCCGCCGTGCTGCCGCAACGGGTGGCCGAGGACGTACGCGAGCTGTCCCTGCGCGCCTTCCGGGCGATCGGCGGCTACGGCCTGTCCCGTGTCGACTTCCTCTACGAGCAGGACACCGGACGCCTGTACGTGCTGGAGATCAACACCATGCCCGGTTTCACCTCCCGTTCCGTCTACGCCAGGGCCTGGGCCGCCAGCGGCCTCGCCTACCCGGACCTGCTGCGCCGCCTCATCGACCTCGCGTTCGCCAGGAGCGGCTCATGA
- a CDS encoding glycosyltransferase: MRFVLVTYGSRGDVEPMAGLAVRLRALGAEVRVCAPPDYADLLDDAGVPLTPLGWPIRALATGAIPGKEKAGLSDISAELTAMAYETVAEVAEGCAAVVATGSFPALAGTRNAAEKLGVPYVFTSFSPCYLPSAHHPPLRRPGQVIPPEVTDNRGLWDLHAENLETLFGETINTHRASIGLPPVSGVRDHVFTGHPFLAADPVLGPWQETPELDVRQTGAWIRPDTRPLPAGLEAFLAAGAKPVYVGFGSMLIRGANTQEVSRAVIEAVRAQGRRVLLGSGWADLALIDDADDCFAVGEVNQQALFGRVAAVVHHGGAGTTTTAARAGAPQVIVPQVADQPYWAGRVTELGIGTGHDGPTPTAESLSAALKIALAPETGARAAVVAETVRTDGAEQAAKLLLDMTGRSGSAG; encoded by the coding sequence ATGCGGTTTGTGCTGGTGACCTACGGGTCGCGCGGGGACGTCGAGCCGATGGCGGGGCTGGCGGTGCGGCTACGGGCGCTCGGCGCCGAGGTGCGGGTGTGCGCGCCGCCGGACTACGCGGACCTGCTGGACGATGCCGGCGTGCCGCTGACTCCCCTCGGCTGGCCGATCCGCGCGCTGGCGACGGGGGCGATCCCCGGCAAGGAGAAGGCGGGCCTGTCCGACATCTCCGCCGAGCTGACCGCCATGGCCTACGAGACGGTCGCCGAGGTGGCCGAGGGCTGCGCCGCGGTGGTGGCCACCGGCTCGTTCCCGGCCCTGGCCGGCACGCGGAACGCGGCCGAGAAGCTCGGCGTACCTTATGTGTTCACGTCCTTCTCCCCGTGTTACCTGCCGTCGGCGCATCACCCGCCGCTGCGCCGCCCGGGCCAGGTGATCCCCCCTGAGGTGACCGACAACCGGGGGCTGTGGGACCTGCACGCCGAGAACCTGGAAACCCTGTTCGGCGAGACGATCAACACCCACCGGGCCTCGATCGGCCTGCCGCCGGTGAGCGGCGTGCGCGACCACGTCTTCACCGGCCACCCGTTCCTGGCGGCCGACCCGGTCCTGGGCCCGTGGCAGGAGACGCCGGAGCTCGACGTGAGGCAGACCGGCGCGTGGATCCGGCCGGACACCCGCCCGCTCCCCGCCGGCCTGGAAGCGTTCCTGGCCGCCGGCGCGAAGCCGGTGTACGTGGGCTTCGGCAGCATGCTGATCCGGGGCGCGAACACGCAGGAGGTCTCCCGGGCCGTCATCGAAGCGGTCCGGGCGCAGGGCCGCCGCGTCCTGCTCGGGAGCGGCTGGGCCGACCTGGCCCTGATCGACGACGCCGACGACTGCTTCGCCGTCGGCGAGGTCAACCAGCAGGCGCTGTTCGGCCGGGTGGCCGCGGTCGTGCACCACGGCGGCGCGGGCACCACGACGACGGCGGCACGTGCCGGGGCGCCGCAGGTGATCGTGCCGCAGGTCGCGGACCAGCCGTACTGGGCGGGCCGGGTCACCGAGCTGGGCATCGGCACGGGACACGACGGTCCGACGCCGACCGCCGAGTCCCTGTCGGCCGCCCTCAAGATCGCCCTGGCTCCCGAGACCGGTGCCCGCGCGGCCGTCGTGGCCGAGACGGTCCGCACCGACGGGGCGGAGCAGGCCGCGAAGCTGCTGCTCGACATGACCGGCCGGAGCGGCTCCGCGGGCTGA
- a CDS encoding sensor histidine kinase, protein MPPRPSLGLRARLLFAFALLCVVTAAAVAGVSYVMARNAILQRAQDAAVQTMRSRLEAVFPLRDPSPGPAELGEIAATVADGSNDTVALYFGTRSPAGPGRPCLPFARPCRQGLDPGMIPKGLRREVISGNIAWQRVVWQDGPYLIIGTPLLIVEQNNRTRMSGIEVYTAHSLAPEQRSIDELATLAWLTGGAALAFAVVLGLLATRGVLLPVRELGRAARLLGEGELRTRIEVRGSDELADVARTFNNTAAELERHVEQLRGMEADARRFVADVSHELRTPLAALTAVADVLDEESGRLPEPAGRAARLVSQETLNLTGLVNDLIEISRFDSGVAALALNEVDVAELVRATLRVRGWSEQVHSELAPEVTARLDPRRVDVILANLVGNALRHGEPPVSVRLSADPDWIAVEVRDHGAGLDEAVLPHVFDRFYKASAARARSEGSGLGLAIARENARLHQGDLTVTNAPDGGAVFTLRLPRRAPGLDEGPE, encoded by the coding sequence ATGCCACCTCGGCCGAGCCTGGGGCTGCGTGCCCGGCTGCTGTTCGCGTTCGCGCTGCTGTGTGTGGTCACCGCGGCGGCGGTGGCCGGCGTGAGCTACGTCATGGCCCGCAACGCCATCCTGCAGCGCGCCCAGGATGCCGCGGTGCAGACGATGAGGAGCCGCCTGGAGGCGGTCTTCCCGTTGCGGGATCCGTCGCCGGGCCCGGCCGAGCTCGGCGAGATCGCCGCTACCGTGGCCGACGGGAGCAACGACACGGTCGCCCTCTACTTCGGCACGCGCTCGCCGGCCGGCCCCGGCCGGCCGTGCCTGCCTTTCGCCAGGCCCTGCCGGCAGGGCCTGGATCCCGGGATGATCCCCAAGGGGCTGCGGCGGGAGGTGATCAGCGGCAACATCGCCTGGCAACGCGTGGTGTGGCAGGACGGGCCCTACCTGATCATCGGCACGCCGCTGCTGATCGTCGAGCAGAACAACAGGACGCGGATGTCCGGCATCGAGGTCTACACCGCGCACAGCCTGGCTCCCGAACAGCGCAGCATCGACGAGCTCGCGACGTTGGCCTGGCTCACCGGCGGGGCGGCCCTGGCGTTCGCGGTCGTCCTGGGGTTGCTGGCCACCCGTGGCGTGCTGCTCCCGGTGCGCGAGCTCGGCCGGGCGGCACGCCTGCTGGGCGAGGGCGAGCTGCGGACCAGGATCGAGGTCCGCGGCTCCGATGAGCTGGCCGATGTGGCACGCACGTTCAACAACACCGCCGCGGAGCTGGAACGGCACGTCGAGCAGCTGCGCGGGATGGAGGCCGACGCCCGCCGGTTCGTGGCCGATGTGTCGCACGAGCTGCGTACCCCGCTGGCCGCGCTGACCGCGGTCGCCGACGTCCTGGACGAGGAGTCGGGCCGGCTGCCCGAGCCCGCCGGCAGGGCCGCCAGGCTGGTCAGCCAGGAGACGCTCAACCTCACCGGGCTGGTGAACGATCTCATCGAGATCAGCAGGTTCGACTCCGGCGTGGCGGCCCTGGCGCTGAACGAGGTCGACGTGGCCGAGCTGGTGCGCGCGACCCTGCGTGTCCGGGGCTGGTCGGAGCAGGTGCACAGCGAGCTCGCGCCCGAGGTGACGGCGCGGCTGGACCCGCGCCGCGTGGACGTCATCCTCGCGAACCTGGTCGGCAACGCCCTGCGGCACGGCGAGCCACCGGTGTCGGTACGGCTGTCCGCCGACCCGGACTGGATCGCCGTCGAGGTCCGCGACCACGGGGCGGGGCTGGACGAGGCGGTGCTGCCGCACGTGTTCGACCGGTTCTACAAGGCCAGCGCGGCCAGGGCCAGGTCCGAGGGCAGCGGCCTGGGCCTGGCCATCGCGCGGGAGAACGCGCGCCTGCACCAGGGCGACCTCACCGTCACCAACGCCCCGGACGGCGGCGCCGTCTTCACGCTGCGACTGCCACGCCGGGCACCCGGCCTGGACGAAGGCCCCGAGTGA